The Thermanaerovibrio acidaminovorans DSM 6589 genome contains a region encoding:
- a CDS encoding MGDG synthase family glycosyltransferase, whose translation MGRIAVLYSSVGTGHKTAALALSRWIQLESPQWEVQCLDVLSFGSPFVKAFIANSYLEMVKRAPRLWGYFYNAMDDPKARDGVLNSINELTARINLRRLIKRLRSFGPDVIVFTHFFGAGAVAEEFLGSVPVYYVNTDFLSHVFHRNPLFRGWFVASHEAVLQYREDGLTQRVYLTGIPVSPSFLQRIPADQARRSLGLQEDRTTVLVMSGGIGVGPLDDAVSALARRDRWQVLVVCGNNRKRQLEIQRRFADKSNVRVFGYVDPINSLYEACDAVVMKPGGLSSSEVLCLEKPMLIIDPIPGQEQRNSDYLLENGAAKAVFHVKATDHKVEEILEDPSKLRSMVEACRRLKRPYAGRDVARILTRGGN comes from the coding sequence ATGGGCCGAATCGCGGTGCTCTACTCCAGCGTGGGCACCGGGCACAAGACCGCCGCCCTGGCCCTCTCCCGGTGGATCCAGCTGGAGAGCCCTCAATGGGAGGTCCAGTGCCTGGACGTGCTGTCCTTCGGATCCCCCTTCGTGAAGGCCTTCATCGCCAACTCCTACCTGGAGATGGTGAAGCGGGCCCCAAGGCTCTGGGGATACTTCTACAACGCCATGGACGACCCCAAGGCCCGGGACGGGGTGCTAAACTCCATAAACGAGCTGACCGCCAGGATAAACCTGCGTAGGCTAATCAAGCGCCTTAGGTCCTTCGGACCGGACGTGATTGTCTTCACCCACTTCTTCGGCGCCGGGGCGGTGGCGGAGGAGTTCCTGGGGAGCGTGCCGGTCTACTACGTTAACACCGACTTCCTGAGCCACGTGTTCCACCGGAACCCCCTATTCAGGGGCTGGTTCGTGGCAAGCCATGAGGCGGTGCTCCAGTACCGGGAGGACGGGTTGACCCAGCGGGTGTACCTGACCGGAATTCCCGTGAGCCCCTCCTTCCTCCAGCGGATCCCGGCGGACCAGGCCCGGAGGTCCCTGGGGCTCCAGGAGGACAGGACCACCGTGCTGGTAATGAGCGGCGGGATAGGGGTCGGCCCCCTGGACGATGCGGTGTCCGCCCTGGCCAGGCGGGACCGCTGGCAGGTGCTGGTGGTGTGCGGAAACAACAGGAAGAGGCAACTGGAGATCCAGCGCCGGTTCGCCGATAAAAGCAACGTCAGGGTCTTCGGCTACGTGGATCCCATAAACTCCCTCTACGAGGCCTGCGACGCGGTGGTGATGAAGCCCGGGGGACTCAGCTCCTCCGAGGTCCTCTGCCTGGAGAAGCCAATGCTGATAATAGACCCGATCCCCGGACAGGAGCAGAGGAACAGCGACTACCTGCTGGAGAACGGGGCCGCCAAGGCGGTCTTCCACGTGAAGGCCACGGACCACAAGGTGGAGGAGATCCTTGAGGACCCGTCCAAGCTAAGATCCATGGTGGAGGCCTGCCGGCGGCTCAAGAGGCCCTACGCGGGCCGGGACGTGGCCAGGATATTGACCCGGGGAGGCAATTAA
- a CDS encoding DHH family phosphoesterase has product MSGLLHIISHTDLDGITAAAVAWHANRTSRWPIKVTLCGYGDVDSLVSYGIDKGEDLMVLDLSCQRQDTVDKLDRDSEGVQLERPIFFDHHASTKEKYGNRTWIRVDTSMCAAKVYYRYLKETGQDGPVSHMEELVEIANDRDLWLGQREESRLWQALITIMSPHGALMRLSSNPSHVMDRMELDAARDFIARQDERFRMALESLDRRGDLALLDDGILEFGDVSDFCGLVLDRMDNPPEVVAVLARRYAGDWAVSLRSRSGLSGRIVSLLKDGRRIRGGGHDDAAAVYFPANFTREQIFSSISTAMMSHRESSQEVGFTLGDLFRGKLG; this is encoded by the coding sequence ATGAGTGGGCTTCTGCACATAATAAGCCACACGGACCTGGACGGGATAACCGCCGCGGCGGTGGCGTGGCACGCCAACAGGACCAGCCGGTGGCCAATAAAGGTCACCCTCTGCGGCTACGGGGACGTGGACTCCCTGGTCTCCTACGGGATCGACAAGGGGGAGGACCTGATGGTGCTGGACCTCTCGTGCCAGAGGCAGGACACGGTGGACAAGCTGGACAGGGACAGCGAGGGGGTACAGCTGGAGAGGCCCATCTTCTTCGACCACCACGCCAGCACCAAGGAGAAGTACGGGAACAGGACCTGGATAAGGGTGGATACCTCCATGTGCGCCGCCAAGGTCTACTACCGGTACCTGAAGGAGACCGGTCAGGACGGGCCGGTATCTCACATGGAGGAGCTGGTGGAGATCGCCAACGACCGGGACCTTTGGCTGGGCCAGCGGGAGGAGTCCAGGCTATGGCAGGCGCTAATCACCATCATGTCCCCCCACGGGGCCCTGATGCGGCTCTCCTCCAACCCATCCCACGTGATGGACCGGATGGAGCTGGACGCCGCCCGGGACTTCATCGCCCGGCAGGACGAGCGGTTCAGGATGGCCCTGGAGTCGCTGGACCGGAGGGGGGACCTGGCCCTGCTGGACGATGGGATCCTTGAGTTCGGGGACGTGTCCGACTTCTGCGGGCTGGTGCTGGACCGGATGGACAACCCGCCGGAGGTGGTGGCGGTGCTGGCCAGGCGCTACGCCGGGGACTGGGCGGTGTCGCTCCGGAGCCGCTCCGGCCTGTCGGGCCGGATAGTGTCGCTCCTCAAGGACGGGCGCCGGATCCGGGGGGGCGGGCACGACGACGCGGCGGCGGTCTACTTCCCCGCCAACTTCACCCGGGAGCAGATCTTCTCCTCCATCTCCACCGCCATGATGAGCCACCGGGAGAGCTCCCAGGAGGTGGGGTTCACCCTGGGGGACCTGTTCAGGGGGAAGTTGGGCTGA